A region of the Candidatus Dormiibacterota bacterium genome:
AATCGTCTTCACGCGCGACCCGTCAAACGAGAGCTTGGCGCTACGCGCGCAGCAAGGCTCGAACAGTTCTACACCGTCGTTCACGATCTCCGACTCGAACTACGTTGCCGGCACACCCGCCGCATCGCTGATCGGAGCGCTCGGCGCCAATGCCATCAACGGGCAGTCGCAGAACGCGAGTAACGCCTTCGGCCAAAGCAGCAACGGAGCGGCGAGCGCGATGATCAAACTGTTTTCGACGAACGTGGGCGCTCCGGCGCTACAGTTCAGCAGCGTGGCGGGCGCGACCGCCGGGACCGCGACGACGGTCACGATTCCGAACTCGTATTTTTCGAATACCGTGCAAGTGGGGCAATTGCTCACCCTCGACGGGGGCACGGCGAATCAGGAGAACGTCACCGTCTCGGCCGTTTCGATTAGTCCCACGACCGGAGCCGAATCCATCACGTTCACGCCGGCCAAGCCCCACGCCGCGGGGTACTCGGTAGCCTCGGCGCAGACGCAGACGCTCGGCCAATACTTCGGCAATTTCGTGACGCAGCTCGGGCTGGACGCGCAGGGAGCGAATACGGGCGTCACCACGCAAACGACCCTGGCGAACTCACTCAATCAGCAGCGTCAGAGCATCTCCGGCATCAATATCGACGAGGAAACGCAGAACCTCATCCAATACCAGAACGCGTACGCCGCCGCGGCTCGAACGCTCAACGTGCTCAATCAAAATCTGCAAACGATCATCAACAACCTTGGGGTTGGAGGCTAACCGATGCGCATTTCGACATCACAAGAGTTCTCTCAACAGACGTACGCGCTCGACACGCTCAATGCCGAGCAGGCGAATTACGCGCAGCAGCTCTCGAGCGGCAAATCGTTGACGTATCCATCGGATAATCCGACTCAAATTGCAGAAGATATCTCGTTCCGCACGGATATTACGGTGCAGACGCAGGTCGGGAACAATCTCTCGAGCACCCAGCAGCAGCTGACCACCGTCGATAGTGCGTTGGCAAACGTTACCGGGGTACTTCAGAGCGCGCGGTCTCTGGCCGTGCAGGGTGCGAGCGATACGCTAACGCCCGCCCAAGAACAGGCGATCGCAACGCAGGTCGATCAGCTGTTGCAAGAGACGGTCGGCTTTGCGAACACGCAGTATGCCGGGCAGTACGTTTTCGCGGGGACGGCAGCGCCGACGTCGCTACCCGTGCAAACCGTCGGCTCGCCGATTTCGGCCGTGACGTTCGGCGGCAACGAGGTGCCGCAGACGCAGACCCTTCCGGACGGCCAAACCCTCACGACGTCGGTGACGATGCGGCAGGCGTTCAACTATGGCTCCGCCGACGGCTCTCCCGATGTTTTCCAGACCCTGATCAACCTGCGCAATACGCTGCAGAAGCAACAGGTCGTCGACGCGAGCTCCTCGCAGATCAACCTGGCCGGGCAATCGATCTCGAACGCAACGACCGTATCACAACTCATCGGTCCGCCGGCGCTGATGCAAACGCCGCTTACCGCCGATAGCACCGGAAACGTTTCGATATCGATCGCCGGAGGCAACTCGCCCAGCGGGGTCGCGGTGACGTTCCTGCCCGGCGATACGGTCGCGAACGTCGTAACGAAGATCAACGCGCAGACGGCCGCTACGGGCGTCACCGCATCGTTCAATCCGCAAACGGAAAAAATACAACTGACCGGGACCGGGGCGTTCAACGTCACCGACGTGCCGAGCGCCGGCGCGACCAATAGCGGAAACTTTACAACCGCATTCGGCCTCCAGACGACGGCCACGCTGGTCAATAACCTCTCGCGTCAGATCGGGGATATCGATAAGGTCACGAGCGTTCTGCTCGACGCGCGCGCGAACGTCGGCGCCACGATTCAGCGCGTCCAGGGCCTTTCCAGCGCAACCTCGACCACGATCACCAACGATACGGCCGTTCAATCGGGCATCGAAGATGCCGATATAGCAAAGGTGACTACGCAGTTCACGCAGACCCAAACGGCTCTGCAGGCCGCGTACGGGACCACGACCCGGTTAGAACAAAAAACCCTGTTCGATTATGTCCAGTAGGATAGAACATATGGTGGATGCGACTTTGATGGAATCGACAGAACACGTAACGGTGAACTTCCCGCGGTTCGGCGAGTTTACATATACGCAGAACGATGTCTTCACGTTCCCGTGGGGTCTCCCGGGGTTCCCCAATCTGCATCGCTGGATAGCGTTGAACCTGGAGTCGCAATCGACGTACATCTGGTTGCAGAGCCTCGACGACGTCGCGGTCGCGCTGCCGACCATCGATCCGTGGATGGTGTTTGAGAATTACGATCCCAAGCTGCCGGCGTATGCCGTGGCGGCGCTCGAAATCGCCGATGCCGGCGACTTCGCGATGCTCTGCGTGGTCGTCGCTACGGCCGACGCGCAGGAGATGACGATGAACCTCATGGCCCCGATCGTCGTCAACCTTCGGGCCCGTCGCGGGCGGCAGATCATGCTGGAGAATTCCAGCTATTCGGTACGCGAGCCGATCCCCCGTAAGACCCCAGCCGAGCCGGAGGCCGCGGCTCCTTCGGAGCAGTAGGCCATCGAGCAAAGGGAGGAGCGCCTCCCCTTGCAGAAACACCCCTCCTGCCACGGAGGGCCGTCGGAATGCTCGTACTGAGCCGCAAAGTCAACCAATCGATCATTATCGGGGACAACGTCCGGATCGTCGTCGTCTCGGTCGATCGCGATCAAGTCAAGCTGGGTATCGAGGCCCCTCGGGAGGTCTCCGTCCATCGCTCGGAAATTTACGAGGAAATCCAGCGGAGCAACCGCTCGGCTGCGGACGCTCCCGCGGCACCCCAATCCGCCGCCACGGTCGCCAATAGAGCCCGGCTTTCCCCTCGTAAAAAAGACCCCCACGATCACCAATAAACCCTAAAGTGCCGGGTTGCCGGGCCGATATTGATATGGAAGGGGCAGGACGTTCCCTTCCTAGACTAGTCTGTATAACGCGCCTTACGCGCATCATGGAGGAAAAATGTCTCAGGGTTTGAGTATCGCCAACAACCTGTTGGCCAATCAGGTTCAGCTAAACCTGAATAACAACCAGAAACAACTGCAAAACACCGTCAATCAGCTCTCGTCCGGTCTGCGTATCAACAGTGCCGCAGATGACCCGTCGGGTCTGGCGATTGCGACCAACCTGCAAACGCAGGTCGACGGCTTCAACCAAGCTTCGCAGAACGTTCAGAACGCAAACAACGCGGCCCAGGTCGCGCTCGGTGCGCTCACCACGACCACCGACATTCTGCAACGCGTTCGCAGCCTCGCTGTCGAAGCGGCTTCGGATATCAACAGCCAGAACGATCGTGCCAACCTGCAAACGGAAGTTTCGCAGCTCCTGCTCGAAGTCAACCGTATTTCGCAGAACACGAACTTCAACGGCCAGGCGCTTCTCGACGGCAGCCACGCCGGCTTCCAGGCAGAGCAGGCCGCCTTCCTGACGGTTTCGTCGAACACCGCGCTTGCCACCAACGGCGGCGTTTCGTCGGCGAACGGCGTCAACTACGGCTTCCTCGCGGCAACCGTTTCGGCTACCAGCTCCGACTTCAATACCACATCCGCGTACGCGGTATCGGCGTACAATTCGGCCGGTAGCTACAACACGGTCGACGGTACCATCTCGCTGCAGGTCGTCAACACCGGCGTCTCGATCGCCGTGCAAGAGACCTTCATCAACAGCTCGTCGGGTGCCATTTCGGTCTCCTCGACGCTGTACGGTGGAACCAGCATATCGTCCGACTTCGATAACGTGTCGATCACGATCGGCGCTATCTCGACGGCCGATGTCGGCACGACCTCGTACATCAAGGTCTCGCAGAACGTCGCCGCGCTGACGAATCCGTCGAACCCGGCGTTCAACTTCCAGTCCGGCGCCAACGAAGGCGACGTGATCCAGGTCGGCATCGAAGCGACCAACACGCAGACGCTTCGCATCTCGAACATCAACGTCGCGATCTCGTCCTCGAACAACCCGTCGCTGGGTGCGGAAGACGCGATCGGCCAGATCGACAATGCCTTGCAGAACCTGCTCTCGCAGCAAGCCAAGCTCGGCGCAGTCGTGGTCCGTTTGAACGAAGATCAGGACAGCGATAACACCGCAGCGACCAACCTGCAGGCCTCGGAATCGAACATCCGCGACCTCAACGTCGGCGCCGCGACCACGCAGTTCACCAGACTGCAGATCCTCGTGCAAGTCGGCACGTCGGTCCTCTCGCAGTCGAATGCCAACGCTCAATCGGTCCTCTCGCTCTTCCGATAAGTCGGTAGCTCGAGACCTGGTCGGCCCTAGAGCGAGGGCCCGCTTCGGCGGGCCCTCGCTTTTATCTAACGCCGTCGCGCGCTGGTGCCGATTACATAACAGATGCCGATACGGGTTACGTCTAAACGCCCAGCCTCAGCGCCGCTTTCGTCGAGCGCCGCTCTTCCGTTTGGCCTGCCGGCCCCGCCGCCGGGACACGAGCAGAAACCCCCGGGCATCAGCCTGTGCATGATCGTCAAAAACGAGGAGCGGTTCCTCGCGCAGTGCCTGCGCAGCGTGGCCGATGCCGTCGACGAAATCATCGTGGTCGATACCGGTTCTACGGACAAGACCATAGAAATCGCGAAGAGTTTTGGGGCCACCGTGATCGAGCGGGAGTGGCGGAACGACTTCTCGTGGGCGCGTAACGAGTCGATCGCGCCGGCTACGAAACGCTGGATCCTGTTTCTCGACGCGGACGAGGAGCTGGTTCCGGAGTCGAAAGCTGCACTCGCCGAACTTCGCACGGCGCCGGCGTATCGCGATGCCGTTTGGGTCCGCTGTTTCAACAAGGCCGATGACTATTTAGGAACGGGCGATATGTCGCACGCCCTCATTCGCATCTTTCCAAACGATGCCGAGATTCGCTTTCGCGGGCTCATTCACGAGTTTCCGAGTTGTGCCGATAGCCCCACCGGGTTGCACGCGGTGATCGCGCCCATTTCGATCGTGCACCACGGGTATCTCAAAGATGTCGTTGCCGAGCGCAATAAGGGGCAGCGAAATTTGGACATCGTTCAGGCTGCGGCCGAACGGGAACCTGAGGATCCGTTTCATTGGTTTAATTTGGGCAATACGGCGTTTCTCATGGGGGATTTTGAGCGGGCGCGCGATGCGTTGGAGGAGATGTTCCGGCGCAACGGCACGGCTCGACGCGGATTCATTCCAAACGGTTACGCCGTTCTGGCCGAAACCTATACGGACAAGTTAGGTAACCCGATCCGCGGGGAGCAAGTCGCGCGCGAGGCGTTGCTGGTTGCCCCGCACTATGCCAACGCGCACTTCCAGTTGGGCAAGGCCCTGGTCGCACAGGGGCGGCTGGACGAGGCGCGAGGCGCGTATCGCGAGGCGATCGCGGACGGTGCCTACGCGCATTTACAGTTCGTGATCGACGACCAAGTCTATATTTGGAAGGCGCAGTGCGAGATCGGTTCGACGTTCGTTATGCAGTCCGACGATGGCCAAGCGGTCGAGTGGTTTAAGAAGGCGCACGCAGCGGCCCCGAACGTTCAGCCCGTCCAAATCAATCTTGCCCGCGCGCTCCTGCGCTTGGAGCGCTTCGACGAAGCGCTCGAGGTTCTCCGGGCAGCGTACGAGATGCATCGCGACGACATGTCCACCATCGACTACGTGAACGCGCTCCTGAAGACGGGCCAAGGAATGCGCGCGCTGGAGATCATCTCCGCCTCTCACGAGCGATTGAGCGACGGCGCTGCGAGCGCGGTTCTCGTCGCCGGGTACCAAATCGCTCAAAAGAATGCCGTGGAGGCGCCCGAGCGTTATCTGAGCGCGGCCGCTAAACGAGCTCCGGGAAGCGCCGATATCTTGAATCCCCTTGAGGCGGCGCTACGTCATCGAGGCGACGATAGCGCCGTCCGGGAGCTGCTCGCGCAAGAAGCGCAGACGCAACCGCAAACCGCCTCCGACTTTCTGCGCCGTTCGTTTCAAGCGATCGCGCAGAGTCGTTTCGCGGATGCATTGACGCTGGCGCAGGCCGGGATCGTGTTGGCTCCGAGCGACGCGCTCTTGCACTACAACGCGGCGATCGCAGCGGTGAATCTCGATAACAAGGATTTGGCGCTCGAGCACCTTGAGTTCGTTGATGCCAGTCACGAAGAGGCCTATCAACGTTCGGAACTGTTGCGTGCCGTCATTCTACGCGAACTCGACCGATCGAGCGAAGCCAAAGCCGCGCTCGACCGGCTGCTGGCCGTGGCGCCGGAACAAATCGATGCGATCCTGGCCCGCGCCTCGCTATTGGAGAAGATGTCGGACGCGGCGGCCGCCGAGGGATCGTTGATCGCCGCTTTCGAAATCGATCCCGCGCGGGTCGGCATCGAGCTCGCGGGCTTTTACATGCGCGCCGAACGCTACGCGGACGCCGCGGCGATCGCCGAGCGCGCGTTAGCAAGCCGGTCGTAATTCCGGATTTGTGAAGTACTCCATCATCATCCCGGTCTTTAACAAGGCCGCGTTCACCCGGCAATGTCTCGACACGCTTCGCCCGACGTTAGAGGGAGCGGGCGAAGGCGAGATCATCGTCGTCGACAATGCTTCGAGCGACGAGACCCAAGAACTGCTTGCCGGATACCCGTGGATCAGGATGATCCGTAACGAAGTGAACGCCGG
Encoded here:
- the csrA gene encoding carbon storage regulator CsrA gives rise to the protein MLVLSRKVNQSIIIGDNVRIVVVSVDRDQVKLGIEAPREVSVHRSEIYEEIQRSNRSAADAPAAPQSAATVANRARLSPRKKDPHDHQ
- a CDS encoding glycosyltransferase produces the protein MIVKNEERFLAQCLRSVADAVDEIIVVDTGSTDKTIEIAKSFGATVIEREWRNDFSWARNESIAPATKRWILFLDADEELVPESKAALAELRTAPAYRDAVWVRCFNKADDYLGTGDMSHALIRIFPNDAEIRFRGLIHEFPSCADSPTGLHAVIAPISIVHHGYLKDVVAERNKGQRNLDIVQAAAEREPEDPFHWFNLGNTAFLMGDFERARDALEEMFRRNGTARRGFIPNGYAVLAETYTDKLGNPIRGEQVAREALLVAPHYANAHFQLGKALVAQGRLDEARGAYREAIADGAYAHLQFVIDDQVYIWKAQCEIGSTFVMQSDDGQAVEWFKKAHAAAPNVQPVQINLARALLRLERFDEALEVLRAAYEMHRDDMSTIDYVNALLKTGQGMRALEIISASHERLSDGAASAVLVAGYQIAQKNAVEAPERYLSAAAKRAPGSADILNPLEAALRHRGDDSAVRELLAQEAQTQPQTASDFLRRSFQAIAQSRFADALTLAQAGIVLAPSDALLHYNAAIAAVNLDNKDLALEHLEFVDASHEEAYQRSELLRAVILRELDRSSEAKAALDRLLAVAPEQIDAILARASLLEKMSDAAAAEGSLIAAFEIDPARVGIELAGFYMRAERYADAAAIAERALASRS
- a CDS encoding flagellin is translated as MSQGLSIANNLLANQVQLNLNNNQKQLQNTVNQLSSGLRINSAADDPSGLAIATNLQTQVDGFNQASQNVQNANNAAQVALGALTTTTDILQRVRSLAVEAASDINSQNDRANLQTEVSQLLLEVNRISQNTNFNGQALLDGSHAGFQAEQAAFLTVSSNTALATNGGVSSANGVNYGFLAATVSATSSDFNTTSAYAVSAYNSAGSYNTVDGTISLQVVNTGVSIAVQETFINSSSGAISVSSTLYGGTSISSDFDNVSITIGAISTADVGTTSYIKVSQNVAALTNPSNPAFNFQSGANEGDVIQVGIEATNTQTLRISNINVAISSSNNPSLGAEDAIGQIDNALQNLLSQQAKLGAVVVRLNEDQDSDNTAATNLQASESNIRDLNVGAATTQFTRLQILVQVGTSVLSQSNANAQSVLSLFR
- a CDS encoding flagellin hook IN motif-containing protein, whose translation is MRISTSQEFSQQTYALDTLNAEQANYAQQLSSGKSLTYPSDNPTQIAEDISFRTDITVQTQVGNNLSSTQQQLTTVDSALANVTGVLQSARSLAVQGASDTLTPAQEQAIATQVDQLLQETVGFANTQYAGQYVFAGTAAPTSLPVQTVGSPISAVTFGGNEVPQTQTLPDGQTLTTSVTMRQAFNYGSADGSPDVFQTLINLRNTLQKQQVVDASSSQINLAGQSISNATTVSQLIGPPALMQTPLTADSTGNVSISIAGGNSPSGVAVTFLPGDTVANVVTKINAQTAATGVTASFNPQTEKIQLTGTGAFNVTDVPSAGATNSGNFTTAFGLQTTATLVNNLSRQIGDIDKVTSVLLDARANVGATIQRVQGLSSATSTTITNDTAVQSGIEDADIAKVTTQFTQTQTALQAAYGTTTRLEQKTLFDYVQ
- a CDS encoding flagellar assembly protein FliW — translated: MESTEHVTVNFPRFGEFTYTQNDVFTFPWGLPGFPNLHRWIALNLESQSTYIWLQSLDDVAVALPTIDPWMVFENYDPKLPAYAVAALEIADAGDFAMLCVVVATADAQEMTMNLMAPIVVNLRARRGRQIMLENSSYSVREPIPRKTPAEPEAAAPSEQ